One genomic segment of Entelurus aequoreus isolate RoL-2023_Sb linkage group LG25, RoL_Eaeq_v1.1, whole genome shotgun sequence includes these proteins:
- the LOC133642669 gene encoding ferritin, middle subunit, translated as MESQVRQNYHRECEAAINRMVNMELFASYTYTSMAFYFSRDDMALPGFAHFFKENSEEEREHAEKLLSFQNSRGGRIFLQDVKKPERDEWGSGLEAMQCALQLEKNVNQALLELHKLANDHVDPHLCDFLETHYLNEQVEAIKKLGDYISNLSRMDAQDNKMAEYLFDKHTLGGKS; from the exons ATGGAGTCTCAAGTGCGCCAGAACTACCACCGTGAATGCGAGGCCGCCATTAACCGAATGGTCAACATGGAGCTGTTCGCTTCCTACACTTACACTTCCATG GCATTTTACTTCTCCCGAGATGACATGGCCCTTCCAGGCTTTGCTCATTTCTTTAAAGAAAACAGTGAGGAGGAGAGAGAGCATGCTGAGAAGCTGCTGTCCTTTCAAAACAGCAGAGGTGGACGCATCTTCCTCCAGGACGTCAAG AAACCAGAGCGTGACGAGTGGGGGAGTGGGCTTGAGGCCATGCAGTGTGCCCTGCAGTTGGAGAAAAATGTCAACCAGGCTCTGCTGGAACTGCACAAACTGGCCAATGACCACGTGGACCCTCAT CTGTGCGACTTCCTTGAAACCCATTACCTGAACGAGCAAGTGGAAGCGATCAAGAAGTTGGGCGACTACATCAGCAACCTGTCCCGCATGGATGCTCAGGACAACAAGATGGCCGAGTACTTGTTCGACAAGCACACTCTGGGGGGCAAGAGCTAA
- the LOC133642677 gene encoding rho-related GTP-binding protein RhoA-D-like, protein MAAIRKKVVIVGDGACGKTCLYMVFIKDQFPEVYVPTVYENYVADIEVDGKPVELALWDTAGQGDYDRLRPFAYPDTHVILMSFSIDSPDSLENIPEKWMPEVKHFCPDVPIILVGNKKDLRHDYHTRRELAKMKQEPVKRREGQEMATRINAFGYLECSAKTKDGVQEVFEMATRAALQVHKRKKRSARELLANLFWFSPLPALLSLVHAQLQRLTG, encoded by the exons ATGGCGGCCATTCGCAAGAAGGTGGTGATTGTCGGCGATGGAGCTTGCGGTAAAACATGTCTCTACATGGTTTTCATCAAAGACCAGTTTCCGGAAGTCTATGTGCCTACCGTGTATGAGAACTACGTAGCTGATATCGAAGTTGACGGAAAACCGGTGGAGTTGGCATTGTGGGATACTGCAGGCCAAGGGGACTACGACAGGTTGAGACCTTTCGCCTACCCGGACACTCACGTCATCTTAATGTCCTTTTCCATTGATAGCCCAGACAGTTTAGAAAACATTCCAGAGAAGTGGATGCCTGAGGTGAAGCACTTCTGTCCCGACGTTCCCATCATCCTGGTGGGGAACAAGAAAGACCTGAGGCACGACTATCACACGCGGAGAGAGCTGGCCAAGATGAAGCAGGAGCCGGTGAAGAGGAGAGAAGGCCAAGAAATGGCCACCAGGATCAACGCCTTCGGCTACCTGGAGTGCTCGGCCAAGACCAAAGATGGCGTGCAGGAGGTGTTCGAGATggccaccagggcggcgctgCAGGTCCACAAGCGCAAGAAGAGAAGCGCCCGCGAGCTGTT aGCAAATCTGTTTTGGTTCTCACCCCTGCCTGCCTTGCTTAGCTTGGTACACGCCCAGCTGCAAAGACTcaccggataa